The genomic region CGAGATGACGGTGTAGCGGTCCACCGGGGACATCACAGGACCCCTGTCTGCGGGAATTCATGGCCGGTGAGCCAGTGGCGGCCCACCTCACGGGACTTCGCCCAGGCGGCCTCGACGGCTGTCTGGTCGGCCGGCTGGCCCAGCTCGTCCGGGGTGGGGCCGATCCGCCGGGCGATCGGCTCCAGCGCCTTCGTGTCGAAGCCGAAGACATCGGCTGCCGCCAGGCCCAGCATGCGCCGGGTCTCGTCGACCGGAATGTCGTGGAAGGTGTTCCGCAGCCACTCACGGGTCCGCGGCCAGGTGCCCTCGGGGTGCGGGAAGTCGCTGCCCCAGAGGATGTTGTCGACGCCGATCTCGTAACGCAGGGCGAGCTCGCGGCGTTTGGTGTTGGTGGCACAGATGAAGACCTGACGGTCCAGGTATTCGCTCGGCGGGCGCTGCAGCTCGGCGAACGGGGAGAGCTTCTTCCCGCCGTGCGCGCCCAGGTAGAGGCGGTCCATGAACCAGAGCTGATTGGGCAGCCACCAGCAACCGGACTCGGCGATGCCGAACTTCAGCCCGGGGTGGCGCTCGAACACACCTGACCAGAGCAGGAACCAGAGCGGGCGGGACGGCCACCAGGTCACCTCGCTCACGTAGATGCCCAGGTGGTCACCGTACTCATGGCGTGGCGCGGCGCCCGAGTGGGTGACGACCGGCATGCCCGTCTCGGCGGCGGCTGCCCACACGGGGTCGTAACGCCGGTCGTGGTAGGGCGCCTTGTCCACCCACATGGCGGGGATCATCAGCGCGCCGAGCCCGGATTCCTTCGCCCGGTACACCTCGGCGACGACCCGGTCCACCTCGCCCGTGATGGGCAGGAGCGCGACCCCGCAGTGCCGTTCGGGGTGCTCTCCGACGAACTCGGCCAGCCAGCGGTTGTGCGCCTGCGCACCGGCCATCCCGAGGTCGGGGTCCTGGTCCCCGGAGAGCCCGAGGCCGACCCCGAAGGGTGCCGCGGTCCGGCTGTCCACGGCGTCCGCGTCGGGGAAGACGACCTCGGCCGCCACTCCGTCGCCGTCGAGCTCCTTGAGGCGCCGGCCGGTGTCCCAACCGCCTTTCAGTCCCTCCTCGTTGTCCGTGAACCACTGGGCGGCGAAGGCCTCGTTGCGCACCCCCAGCCGGGTCATCTCCGCGCGGCGGGCGTCGCGCTCGCCGAGGAAGCCGTCGAAGGCACGGTGGAAGCGCGGGTCCAGATACGGCCGGTACTGCTCGGTCGGCAGACCGGCGTGGCAGTCGGAGGAGATGATCAGGTACGGGTCTGTCATCGCTGACTCCTCGGTCGGGTACGGAAGGGATCAGTCGGCGCGGATCAGTCGGCACGGGTCGGCCGGGGACGGATCAGTCGGTGCGGGTCGGCCGGGGACGGATCAGTCGGCGCGGCTCGGCCAGGGACGGATCAGCCGGTGCGGGTCGGCCGGGGACGGGTCAGTCGAGTACGAAGTTCTCCAGGTACGACGGGGCGGCCCGGTCGAGCATCGACTGCGCGCGCCTCCTGATCTGCAGGTCGCTGTGCTCGCTCTCCGGCAGCAGCCAGAACCGCTCGGCCTCGATCCCCTCGGCGACCAGCTCGGCAACCTCCTCGACCGGGGTGAACCGCACCTCCTGCCCGGAGTCCTTCATCGCGGACTCCCACTGGTCGAGACTGCGGTAGGGGGTCCTGCGGGGCCGCTCCTTCGCGTACCGCTCGGGCCGGTTGCGGTGCGACTCCCACAGCCCGGTACGGAGCATGTGCGGCCCGGGGAAGAGCACGGACGCTCCGACCCGCACGCCCTCCGCCCTGAGGTGTGCGTACAGCGATTCGGTCATCGTGACCACCGCCGACTTGGTGACGGCGTACACGGAGGCGGTCGGCAGCGGGGCGATACCGCCGTCGCCCGACGAGGTGTTGACGACATGGCCGGGTTCGCCGGAGGCGATCATCTTCGGGACGAAGGCCTGGATGCCGTGGAAGACGCCCCACACGTTGACGGCGAAGGCCCACTTCCAGTCGTTGGGATCGTGCTCCCACATGCGGCCCTCCGCACCGGAGCCGACACCCGCGTTGTTGCACAGCACATGGACGGCGCCGAAGGTCCCGTACACCGCGTCGGCGAGCGCCAGTACCTCGTCACGCTCACCGACATCGACGACGCGGGCCAGTACCTGTGCGCCCTCGGCGCGCAGTTCCTCCGCGGCGCTGTCCAGCGCCGCCGCCTCCACATCGGCGAGTACGACCTTCAGCCCACCGGCGGCGAACTTCCGTGCCATGGCGAGGCCGATGCCGCTCGCGGCGCCCGTGACGACGGCCACCCGGCCCGGTTCCAGCCGCATCAGACGCTCCCTTCCGGCGGGCCGTCGAGGATCTGCTGGGGATCGTCGTAACGCTGGTGGATGTACGGCAGCAGGGCCTGCGCGTCCACCGGCCCGACGACCCGGCCCCGCTGGTCGGTGGTCTTCTCACCGATGGTGAGTTCGACGACACGGCGTACGGGGAGGTCCGCGACCGGGTCGTACGCCGACTCGCGCAGCAGCACCTCGCCGGAGATCTCCTCCAGCCTGCGGACCTTCTCGTGGCGCGTGCAGTGGACGAGCACGGGTTCCGTGTCGAAGCCCTGACCGTCCACCGCGGGAAGGAACTTGAAGTAGAAGTCGACCTTCTCGCGCGGTCCGGGCAGCGGGAGGGGGCCTGTCACCTCGCCCCGCACCTCCACGAAGGCGATGCCGTGCCGGGCGAGCACCGCGCGCACGGTCGCGCCGTCCCGCTCGACGGTGACCTCACCCAGTTTCTTCGGCTCGCCGAAGACCTCGCGCCCGCCGGTCAGGGCGCGCTCATGGGTCATCGGCATGACGAGCGGATACCAGCCCTCCACCCCCTCGTGGACGGCGGCGACCGCCACCGAGCCCGCACCGAGCGGATAACCCGGCAGATCGACCTTGCTGATGTTGGCCCGGACGAGCGGCCGTCCGGCCGGGCCGAGCGGCGGCGGCAGCACCGCTGCCACCGCGTCGGGGTCGCTCTCCCAGACCGCCACCACCCCGGTGGACCAGATGTCGGGAAGCCTGGAACTCGCTGCGCGGGCGGCCGAGATCTCTTCGCCGGTGCGCGCGCCGTACCGTACGCGTGCCATGTCGTCACCTTTCGCAGGTAGCCTGTAACACAGTTACAGCAGAGCCCGTGAAGGGTAAAGAGCCATGCAGGAAAGGAAGTCGAGAGTCCCGTGCCACGACCTTCGCTGACCCGCGAGGAGATCCTGACCGCTGCGGCGGAGCTGGTGAAGGAGCAGGGACCGCGCGCCCTGTCCATGCGCAAACTCGCCGCCGAACTCGGCACCGCGGTCACCTCGATCTACTGGCACATCGGCAATCGCGAGTCGCTGCTGGACGCCCTCGTCGAACGCACCGTGCGGGAACTCGGCGAGATAACCCCGCACGGCAGCACACCCGCGGACCGGGTCGTGTCGGTGGCGAGAACGCTGCGCAAGGAGCTGCGCGGACGCCCGCACCTGATCGCGATGGTCCATGAACGCGGCCTGACGGAACGGATGTTCCTCCCCGCACAGCAGGCGCTCGTGCATGAGGTGCACGCGGCCGGGCTGCGCGGGGCGCGCGCCGCCGACGCGGTACGGGCCGTGCAGTTCCAGACCGTCGGTTTCGTACTGGTCGAGCGCAACCGCGAGCGCTCACCCGCCCAGCACCCCGGCGAGGAGGAGCTCTGGGACACTCCGGCCGCGGAGCACGACCCGGCCCTGGCGCGCGCGCTGGCCGGACCGGCCGACCCCGAACACCTCTTCACCCTCTCGGTCACTGCCCTGGTGCAGAGCCTGTTCGCGCCCTGAGCGGCGGCCGGGGACCCCGGGATTCCCAGGTTGTCGGTCGGGGCCCGTATTCTCTGTGACCATGCTCGACGACCGCCAGACAACAGCGACAGCATGGCCGACCGCTTACCCGCAGGGATACGCGGTCGTCGACGTGGAGACCACCGGCCTCGCCCGCGACGACCGGATAATCTCCGCTGCCGTCTACCGGCTCGACGCCCGCGGAAACGTCGAGGACCACTGGTACACGCTGGTCAATCCGGAGCGGGACCCCGGGCCCGTCTGGATCCACGGTCTGACCAGTGACGTCCTGGAGAGCGCCCCGCTCTTCCCGGAGATCGCGGCCGAGTTCGCCGAACGGCTCGACGGCCGGGTCCTGGTGGCGCACAACGCCATCTTCGACTGGCAGATGATCGCCAGGGAGTACGCACGCGCGCAGCGCACCGCCCCGGTCCGCCAGCGGCTGTGCACCATCGCGCTCTCCAAGGAGCTGGCGCTCCCGCTGCCCAACCACAAGCTGGAGTCGCTCGCCGCGCACTTCGGCGTCGTACAGGAACACGCGCACCACGCCCTCGACGACGCCCGGGTGCTCGCCGAGGCCTTCCGTCCGAGTCTGCACGCGGCGGCCCGGGACGGGGTGCGGCTGCCGCTCCTGGAGTGCCTGCCGCTCACCGAGTGGTCGGACGCCCCGCCGGCGCCGCGCGTCGGGTACCAGGCCTCGTACCGGCAGGGCAACTGGCGCCCCTCCCGGAAGCGTCCGGTCTGTCCCTATCCGAATCCGGGCCGGTACGAGCCGGGGAAACCGCTGTTGCAGGGCATGCGGGTGGCGTTCTCCGGCGACACCTCGGTCGACCGCGAGCTGCTGGAGGACCGGGCGGCCGAGGCCGGGCTGCACGTGGCGACGAGCCTGTCCCGGCTGACCAGCCTGCTCGTCACCAACGACCCGGATTCCGCCACGTCGAAGACGGTCAAGGCGAAGTCGTTCGGCACCCCGGTCGTGGACGAGGCCGCGTTCACGCAACTGCTGCGCGATGTCACACCGGCCCCGGCAGACGGGTGATTGACGGGCGACTCGCCCGCCGTCCGCTCGCCCGCCGCCGCTCCGCCGTCCCACCCTGTGGCGCATGGCACGTTGCGAGGTATGCGGAAACGACTACGGCATGTCGTTCGAGGTGCACGCGCAGGGCGCGATTCACGTCTTCGACTGCTTCTCCTGCGCCATTCACCGCATGGCGCCCATCTGTGAACACTGCCGCGTCCGGGTCATCGGCCAGGGCGTGGAGGTCGACGGCCAGTGGTACTGCGGCGGGCACTGCGCCCGCGCGGAGGGGAAGGTGGGGATCGTCGACAAGGTCTGAGGTCCGGTTCGGCCCCCGACGGGACCCCCCGTCCGGGGGCCTTCACCTGAGGGGTACCTTCAAAGGCGTGTACCGCTTCCTGTTGACCCGGCAGTGGGTGATCCTCACCCTTGTCGCCCTCGTCCTCATGCCGACGATGATCAAGTTGGGCTTCTGGCAGCTGCACCGCCACCAGCACAAGGTCGCACAGAACGCCCTCATCGGCGAGAACCTCAAGGCGACCCCCGTACCCGTCGAGGACCTCACCGCTCCGGGGCACACCGTCCCGCACGACGAGTACTGGCGCCAGGTGACCGCGACCGGTCACTTCGACACCGCGGACGAGGTCGTCGTACGGCGCAGGACCTCGTCCGACGGCACCGTCGGCTACCACGTCCTGACCCCGTTCGTCCTGACGAACGGCAAGACGGTGCTGATCAACCGCGGCTGGATCCCCGACAACGGCAGCCAGATGACCCTCCCCAAGATCCCCGCCGCCCCCAAGGGCGACCTGACGGTGACCGGTCGGCTGATGGCCGATCAGACGACCGCGGCCAGCGGGATCAGGAACGTCAAGGGGCTCCCGCCACGCCAGGTGATGCTGATCAGCAGCGCCCAGCAGGCGAAGGCGCTGGGCAGACCGGTCCTCGGCGGGTACATCGAGCAGACCGCGCCCGAGCCCAGGGGCGACTCCCCCGAGCTGATCCCGACGCCCGAACACTCGGACATCGGTCCGCACATGGCGTACGCCGTCCAGTGGTGGCTGTTCACCGCCGGAGTGCCCATCGGATGGGTGGTTCTCGTACGGCGTGAAAAGCGCGACCGGACCGCTGCCGGGGCGAAGAGCGCGCCGGAACCGGTACCGGCAGCCGCTTAGCCCGGCCCGCTCCAGGGAACACGCGAGAGCGTGACCCAATGTATCGAGGACTACGCCCTCATCGGCGATCTGCAGACGGCGGCCCTGGTCGGCAGGGACGGCTCCATCGACTGGCTGTGCCTGCCGCGCTTCGACTCCGGTGCCTGTTTCGCCTCCCTGCTCGGGGACGACGAGAACGGCCACTGGCGCATCGCCCCGACGGGCGCGGGCAACTGCACACGGCGGAGCTACGTGGGGGACTCCCTCGTGCTGGAATCGGTCTGGGAGACACCGACCGGCACCGTCAAGATCACTGACTTCATGCCGCAGCGCGACACCGCACCCGACATCATGCGGATCATCGAGGGTGTCTCCGGCGAGGTGGCCATGTCCGGGACGCTGCGGCTGCGCTTCGACTACGGGTCGGTCGTGCCCTGGATGCGCCGGGCGGACGGACACCGGGTCGCGGTGGCGGGTCCCGACTCCGTGTGGCTGCGCAGCGAGCCCGAGGTGAAGACCTGGGGCCACCACTTCTCCACCTGCTCGTCGTTCACTGTCGCCGAGGGCGAGAAGGTGGCGTTCGTGCTCACCTGGCACCCCTCGCACGACCCCCGGCCGGCGCTCACCGACCCGCACGAGGCGCTGGAGAGCTCCCTGGCCGACTGGGAGGAGTGGTCGGCGCGCTGCCGGTACCGGGGGCCGTACCGCGAGGCCGTCATCCGCTCGCTGATCACGCTCAAGGCGCTCACTTTCGGCCCGACCGGCGGGATCGTCGCCGCTCCGACCACTTCGCTCCCGGAGGAGATCGGGGGCGTGCGCAACTGGGACTACCGGTTCTGCTGGCTGCGCGACTCCACCCTCACCCTGGGCGCGCTGCTCGCCTGCGGCTATCTCGACGAGGCGGCCGACTGGCGGGACTGGCTGCTGCGCGCGGTCGCGGGCAGCCCCGGCGATCTGCAGATCATGTACGGCCTCTCGGGCGAGCGGCGGCTGCCCGAGACCGAGCTGGGCTGGCTGCGCGGCCACCGGGGTTCCGCACCGGTACGGACCGGGAACGGCGCGGTCGACCAGGTCCAGCTCGATGTGTACGGGGAGGTCATCGACTCGCTGCACCTGGCCCGCACCTCCGGTCTCGTCAACAAGCCGCACGCCTGGAACGTCCAGCTGAGCCTCCTCGGCTTCCTGGAGACCCGCTGGCGCGAGCCCGACGAAGGGCTCTGGGAAGTACGCGGACCGCGCCGCCACTTCGTGCACTCCAAGGTGATGGCGTGGGTGGCCGCCGACCGCGCCGTACGCACCCTGGAGGACGAGCCGCGGGCGCGCGGCGACGTGGAGCGGTGGCGGCGGATGCGCGACGAGGTGCACCAGGAGGTGTGCGACAAGGGCTTCGATCCGGTGCGCAACACCTTCACCCAGTCGTACGGTTCCAAGGAGCTGGACGCGGCGACGCTG from Streptomyces sp. NBC_01267 harbors:
- a CDS encoding acetoacetate decarboxylase family protein is translated as MARVRYGARTGEEISAARAASSRLPDIWSTGVVAVWESDPDAVAAVLPPPLGPAGRPLVRANISKVDLPGYPLGAGSVAVAAVHEGVEGWYPLVMPMTHERALTGGREVFGEPKKLGEVTVERDGATVRAVLARHGIAFVEVRGEVTGPLPLPGPREKVDFYFKFLPAVDGQGFDTEPVLVHCTRHEKVRRLEEISGEVLLRESAYDPVADLPVRRVVELTIGEKTTDQRGRVVGPVDAQALLPYIHQRYDDPQQILDGPPEGSV
- a CDS encoding amidohydrolase family protein codes for the protein MTDPYLIISSDCHAGLPTEQYRPYLDPRFHRAFDGFLGERDARRAEMTRLGVRNEAFAAQWFTDNEEGLKGGWDTGRRLKELDGDGVAAEVVFPDADAVDSRTAAPFGVGLGLSGDQDPDLGMAGAQAHNRWLAEFVGEHPERHCGVALLPITGEVDRVVAEVYRAKESGLGALMIPAMWVDKAPYHDRRYDPVWAAAAETGMPVVTHSGAAPRHEYGDHLGIYVSEVTWWPSRPLWFLLWSGVFERHPGLKFGIAESGCWWLPNQLWFMDRLYLGAHGGKKLSPFAELQRPPSEYLDRQVFICATNTKRRELALRYEIGVDNILWGSDFPHPEGTWPRTREWLRNTFHDIPVDETRRMLGLAAADVFGFDTKALEPIARRIGPTPDELGQPADQTAVEAAWAKSREVGRHWLTGHEFPQTGVL
- a CDS encoding SDR family NAD(P)-dependent oxidoreductase, with amino-acid sequence MRLEPGRVAVVTGAASGIGLAMARKFAAGGLKVVLADVEAAALDSAAEELRAEGAQVLARVVDVGERDEVLALADAVYGTFGAVHVLCNNAGVGSGAEGRMWEHDPNDWKWAFAVNVWGVFHGIQAFVPKMIASGEPGHVVNTSSGDGGIAPLPTASVYAVTKSAVVTMTESLYAHLRAEGVRVGASVLFPGPHMLRTGLWESHRNRPERYAKERPRRTPYRSLDQWESAMKDSGQEVRFTPVEEVAELVAEGIEAERFWLLPESEHSDLQIRRRAQSMLDRAAPSYLENFVLD
- a CDS encoding DEDDh family exonuclease — encoded protein: MTMLDDRQTTATAWPTAYPQGYAVVDVETTGLARDDRIISAAVYRLDARGNVEDHWYTLVNPERDPGPVWIHGLTSDVLESAPLFPEIAAEFAERLDGRVLVAHNAIFDWQMIAREYARAQRTAPVRQRLCTIALSKELALPLPNHKLESLAAHFGVVQEHAHHALDDARVLAEAFRPSLHAAARDGVRLPLLECLPLTEWSDAPPAPRVGYQASYRQGNWRPSRKRPVCPYPNPGRYEPGKPLLQGMRVAFSGDTSVDRELLEDRAAEAGLHVATSLSRLTSLLVTNDPDSATSKTVKAKSFGTPVVDEAAFTQLLRDVTPAPADG
- a CDS encoding SURF1 family cytochrome oxidase biogenesis protein codes for the protein MYRFLLTRQWVILTLVALVLMPTMIKLGFWQLHRHQHKVAQNALIGENLKATPVPVEDLTAPGHTVPHDEYWRQVTATGHFDTADEVVVRRRTSSDGTVGYHVLTPFVLTNGKTVLINRGWIPDNGSQMTLPKIPAAPKGDLTVTGRLMADQTTAASGIRNVKGLPPRQVMLISSAQQAKALGRPVLGGYIEQTAPEPRGDSPELIPTPEHSDIGPHMAYAVQWWLFTAGVPIGWVVLVRREKRDRTAAGAKSAPEPVPAAA
- a CDS encoding TetR/AcrR family transcriptional regulator; the protein is MPRPSLTREEILTAAAELVKEQGPRALSMRKLAAELGTAVTSIYWHIGNRESLLDALVERTVRELGEITPHGSTPADRVVSVARTLRKELRGRPHLIAMVHERGLTERMFLPAQQALVHEVHAAGLRGARAADAVRAVQFQTVGFVLVERNRERSPAQHPGEEELWDTPAAEHDPALARALAGPADPEHLFTLSVTALVQSLFAP
- a CDS encoding glycoside hydrolase family 15 protein yields the protein MTQCIEDYALIGDLQTAALVGRDGSIDWLCLPRFDSGACFASLLGDDENGHWRIAPTGAGNCTRRSYVGDSLVLESVWETPTGTVKITDFMPQRDTAPDIMRIIEGVSGEVAMSGTLRLRFDYGSVVPWMRRADGHRVAVAGPDSVWLRSEPEVKTWGHHFSTCSSFTVAEGEKVAFVLTWHPSHDPRPALTDPHEALESSLADWEEWSARCRYRGPYREAVIRSLITLKALTFGPTGGIVAAPTTSLPEEIGGVRNWDYRFCWLRDSTLTLGALLACGYLDEAADWRDWLLRAVAGSPGDLQIMYGLSGERRLPETELGWLRGHRGSAPVRTGNGAVDQVQLDVYGEVIDSLHLARTSGLVNKPHAWNVQLSLLGFLETRWREPDEGLWEVRGPRRHFVHSKVMAWVAADRAVRTLEDEPRARGDVERWRRMRDEVHQEVCDKGFDPVRNTFTQSYGSKELDAATLLIPQVGFLPPDDPRVIGTVDAVREELSHDGLVRRYSTGGPAVDGLPGSEGTFLVCSFWLADALRLTGRVAEAECLFEKLLALRNDVGLLAEEYDPAAGRQLGNFPQAFSHIGLVNTALALARAQGAPEEDAG